One genomic window of Haliotis asinina isolate JCU_RB_2024 chromosome 4, JCU_Hal_asi_v2, whole genome shotgun sequence includes the following:
- the LOC137280823 gene encoding uncharacterized protein has translation MAPPLKKRSYESDDSVSSENEIQEVLPNPDHWSRFLVMCAPNDGPLKLNPLAISKGIEGLAGDVKEIKKLRSGSLLIECKKKSQSQILLSTKSLANVPVEVSPHRTLNSCKGIVRDVGRCLSDMDESDISSELRSQGVTAVKRFTYKRENYIVKTNTYLFTFGLPTRPESLKAGYRHLRVNTYIPNPLRCYRCEKYGHGSKSCRSPAACHRCGGTCEDGKLCDKPQACVNCSGNHPSSSRTCPTWELQSKISKIKHERNVSFLEARKLVLALEKPGPSYAAAASVSIPTSRSVSYQSVCCQTDYTWMESTAPILTTSPRQSSSSSSQTDDPSTVVSHSPTTSTVNLQSVPKPSSDLKTTTKNSDHSNRSDRIPKGQRDPVRIQNRFQTLEDMDVSPLPHRRTTSNSPRKGKHRSPVQPPLT, from the coding sequence atggcacccccactgaaaaaacgttcgtaTGAATCTGATGATTCAGTATCTTCTGAGAATGAAATTCAAGAAGTTCTCCCAAATCCTGATCATTGGTCACGCTTTTTGGTCATGTGTGCACCAAATGATGGTCCACTAAAATTGAATCCTTTAGCCATTTCTAAAGGTATAGAAGGTTTAGCTGGCGATGTCAAAGAAATCAAGAAGCTACGTTCTGGATCTCTTCTGATCGAGTGTAAAAAGAAAAGCCAGTCACAAATACTTCTTTCAACCAAATCACTGGCTAATGTTCCTGTGGAGGTGTCCCCTCACAGAACACTCAATAGttgtaaaggcattgtccgtgATGTGGGACGTTGCCTTTCAGATATGGATGAGAGTGACATCAGTTCAGAATTACGCTCACAAGGTGTAACTGCTGTTAAGCGGTTCACTTACAAAAGAGAAAATTACATCGTAAAGACCAATacctatttatttacatttggtcTTCCAACACGTCcggaatcattgaaggctggttatcGTCACTTAAGGGTTAATacttacatcccaaatcccctGAGGTGCTACAGATGTGAGAAATATGGCCATGGTTCTAAATCATGCCGTAGTCCGGCTGCTTGTCATCGATGTGGAGGCACCTGTGAAGATGGCAAACTCTGTGATAAACCTCAAGCGTGTGTAAACTGCTCTGGAAATCATCCTTCGTCGTCCAGAACATGCCCTACATGGGAACTCCAGTCAAAAATttcgaaaataaaacatgaacgaaATGTCTCTTTCCTAGAAGCAAGGAAACTTGTACTAGCTCTTGAAAAACCAGGCCCATCTTATGCAGCTGCTGCTTCAGTCTCAATTCCAACTTCTAGATCGGTTTCATATCAGTCCGTATGTTGTCAAACTGATTATACATGGATGGAATCCACTGCTCCGATCCTTACTACATCTCCTCGACAGTCATCTAGTTCTTCATCTCAAACGGATGATCCATCTACAGTTGTCTCACACTCGCCGACGACTTCAACAGTGAACCTGCAGTCGGTACCGAAACCATCGTCTGATTTGAAAACGACAACCAAAAACTCTGACCATTCTAATCGTTCTGATCGTATTCCAAAGGGTCAGCGTGACCCTGTACGGATACAGAATCGTTTTCAAAccttagaggacatggatgtatcTCCTCTCCCTCATCGGCGCACCACCAGTAATTCGCCTAGAAAAGGGAAACACAGATCCCCTGTACAGCCACCTTTAACATGA